Proteins encoded in a region of the Sparus aurata chromosome 6, fSpaAur1.1, whole genome shotgun sequence genome:
- the LOC115582882 gene encoding glutathione hydrolase 7-like isoform X1 — protein MNTVKMNVSSETKLNQHFTGGYKSCAGSTQFPDGSSQSDFTCDLNKNHDFSHLPQEVPLKQLVSGSPNVSDQSLSDLKQTDEDGPMHDSTAYAVSITFVIGVTIALILHIYVMGILAIVKGVSASDHKRCTALSQRVLHDGGSSVDAAIAAALCLGVVHPHVSGIGGGGVMMVHDIQKNVTRVIHFQGTAPNTLREEMLPNVLQLKAGLQVGVPGMLRGLHHAHSLYGSLSWEDVVTRAAAVAKDGFNVSVSLAEAILKVKSERLSQRFLDMFLPGGQALRAGSFVRMPGLAGVMEAGLWNFYEGNFSQELEDEVQANGGVLSRDDISNYSVQVEQPVEGLYNEFITQVPPPPSAGTALISALNLLEGFHLTENNNTENQTYQQIAEALKAAMAMASGLGDPKYNSSMTELLSDMLSKSQTEALHQRIKYSTVRPLQTELMAGQVVVMGPDDIVVSLASSLSRPFGSRIVTRSGVILNSLILDFSWPNKTHEQLFTQQNNRVQPGKRPLSSLLPTIVVPVWSKCGIYAALSSSGGQQSLSVITQVLIHLLSLHEEKNSSLSLTRLHPKLKPKRVHADSEFPEEGVQFLDEKGHKVQGVKTNSVFQGVRRNKDTISVITLPPLSDGLL, from the exons ATGAATACAGTGAAGATGAATGTTTCCTCTGAGACAAAACTCAACCAGCATTTTACAGGCGGATATAAAAGCTGTGCTGGTTCAACTCAATTTCCTGATGGCTCATCCCAAAGTGACTTCACCTGTGACCTGAATAAAAACCATG ACTTCAGCCACCTCCCACAGGAGGTCCCTCTCAAACAGCTTGTGTCTGGTAGCCCAAATGTATCCGACCAAAGCTTGTCCGATCTCAAACAAACAGACGAAGACGGCCCAATGCATGACTCAACCGCTTATGCTGTGTCTATCACCTTTGTCATTGGAGTGACAATTGCTCTGATCCTGCATATTTATGTGATGGGGATTCTG GCTATTGTGAAAGGTGTGTCAGCATCGGATCACAAGCGCTGTACTGCACTCAGCCAGAGGGTCCTTCATGATGGTGGATCCAGTGTGGATGCAGCCATTGCTGCTGCCCTGTGTTTGGGTGTTGTGCATCCACATGTGTCAGGTATTGGTGG AGGTGGGGTGATGATGGTTCACGACATCCAGAAAAATGTGACCAGGGTGATACATTTTCAGGGAACTGCACCTAATACACTTAGAGAGGAGATGCTGCCAAATGTTTTACAATTAAAG GCAGGTTTGCAGGTGGGAGTGCCAGGTATGCTCCGTGGGTTACATCACGCTCACAGCCTGTATGGGAG TTTATCATGGGAGGATGTGGTCAcccgagctgctgctgttgccaaAGACGGTTTCAATGTGTCTGTCAGTCTCG CTGAGGCTATATTGAAGGTGAAAAGTGAGCGGCTGTCGCAGCGTTTTTTGGACATGTTCCTCCCGGGTGGCCAAGCTCTGCGTGCTGGGTCATTTGTGAGGATGCCAGGTCTGGCTGGAGTCATGGAGGCCGGCCTGTGGAACTTCTATGAGGGGAACTTCTCACAGGAGTTGGAGGATGAG GTACAAGCTAATGGAGGGGTCCTGAGCAGAGACGACATCAGTAACTACAGTGTGCAGGTGGAGCAGCCAGTGGAAGGCCTGTACAATG AATTTATTACTCAGGTTCCTCCTCCCCCGTCTGCTGGCACAGCATTGATATCAGCCCTCAATCTTTTGGAAGGCTTCCATCTCACTGAGAACAATAACACAGAAAACCAAACATACCAGCAGATTGCAGAG GCTCTGAAAGCAGCTATGGCTATGGCCAGTGGTTTGGGTGATCCTAAGTATAACTCTTCAATGACCGAGCTGCTTTCTGACATGCTGAG TAAGAGTCAAACTGAAGCGCTACATCAGAGGATCAAATACTCCACTGTCCGCCCCCTGCAGACAGAGCTGATGGCCGGGCAAGTGGTGGTGATGGGACCAGATGACATTGTGGTGTCACTGGCCAG TTCCTTGAGCAGGCCATTCGGGAGCAGAATAGTAACAAGGTCAGGCGTCATTCTCAACAGTCTCATTCTTGACTTCTCCTggccaaacaaaacacacgagCAACTCTTCACCCAGCAG aacaacagagtCCAGCCAGGCAAGAGGCCCCTATCATCGCTCCTGCCCACAATAGTGGTGCCAGTGTGGAGTAAATGCGGGATCTACGCAGCACTCAGCAGTTCAGGCGGACAACAGAGTTTGAGTGTGATCACCCAG GTGTTGATTCATTTGCTGTCCCTCcatgaagagaaaaacagcagcCTCTCCCTGACGAGACTCCACCCCAAACTCAAGCCAAAAAGAGTTCATGCTGACT CTGAATTTCCAGAAGAGGGTGTGCAGTTTCTGGATGAAAAAGGCCACAAAGTTCAAGGAGTGAAGACCAACTCTGTTTTCCAGGGGGTCAGGAGGAACAAAGATACCATTTCGGTCATAACACTACCTCCATTATCTGATGGTTTATTATAG
- the LOC115582882 gene encoding glutathione hydrolase 7-like isoform X2, whose product MNTVKMNVSSETKLNQHFTGGYKSCAGSTQFPDGSSQSDFTCDLNKNHVTSSQAIVKGVSASDHKRCTALSQRVLHDGGSSVDAAIAAALCLGVVHPHVSGIGGGGVMMVHDIQKNVTRVIHFQGTAPNTLREEMLPNVLQLKAGLQVGVPGMLRGLHHAHSLYGSLSWEDVVTRAAAVAKDGFNVSVSLAEAILKVKSERLSQRFLDMFLPGGQALRAGSFVRMPGLAGVMEAGLWNFYEGNFSQELEDEVQANGGVLSRDDISNYSVQVEQPVEGLYNEFITQVPPPPSAGTALISALNLLEGFHLTENNNTENQTYQQIAEALKAAMAMASGLGDPKYNSSMTELLSDMLSKSQTEALHQRIKYSTVRPLQTELMAGQVVVMGPDDIVVSLASSLSRPFGSRIVTRSGVILNSLILDFSWPNKTHEQLFTQQNNRVQPGKRPLSSLLPTIVVPVWSKCGIYAALSSSGGQQSLSVITQVLIHLLSLHEEKNSSLSLTRLHPKLKPKRVHADSEFPEEGVQFLDEKGHKVQGVKTNSVFQGVRRNKDTISVITLPPLSDGLL is encoded by the exons ATGAATACAGTGAAGATGAATGTTTCCTCTGAGACAAAACTCAACCAGCATTTTACAGGCGGATATAAAAGCTGTGCTGGTTCAACTCAATTTCCTGATGGCTCATCCCAAAGTGACTTCACCTGTGACCTGAATAAAAACCATG TTACTTCCTCTCAGGCTATTGTGAAAGGTGTGTCAGCATCGGATCACAAGCGCTGTACTGCACTCAGCCAGAGGGTCCTTCATGATGGTGGATCCAGTGTGGATGCAGCCATTGCTGCTGCCCTGTGTTTGGGTGTTGTGCATCCACATGTGTCAGGTATTGGTGG AGGTGGGGTGATGATGGTTCACGACATCCAGAAAAATGTGACCAGGGTGATACATTTTCAGGGAACTGCACCTAATACACTTAGAGAGGAGATGCTGCCAAATGTTTTACAATTAAAG GCAGGTTTGCAGGTGGGAGTGCCAGGTATGCTCCGTGGGTTACATCACGCTCACAGCCTGTATGGGAG TTTATCATGGGAGGATGTGGTCAcccgagctgctgctgttgccaaAGACGGTTTCAATGTGTCTGTCAGTCTCG CTGAGGCTATATTGAAGGTGAAAAGTGAGCGGCTGTCGCAGCGTTTTTTGGACATGTTCCTCCCGGGTGGCCAAGCTCTGCGTGCTGGGTCATTTGTGAGGATGCCAGGTCTGGCTGGAGTCATGGAGGCCGGCCTGTGGAACTTCTATGAGGGGAACTTCTCACAGGAGTTGGAGGATGAG GTACAAGCTAATGGAGGGGTCCTGAGCAGAGACGACATCAGTAACTACAGTGTGCAGGTGGAGCAGCCAGTGGAAGGCCTGTACAATG AATTTATTACTCAGGTTCCTCCTCCCCCGTCTGCTGGCACAGCATTGATATCAGCCCTCAATCTTTTGGAAGGCTTCCATCTCACTGAGAACAATAACACAGAAAACCAAACATACCAGCAGATTGCAGAG GCTCTGAAAGCAGCTATGGCTATGGCCAGTGGTTTGGGTGATCCTAAGTATAACTCTTCAATGACCGAGCTGCTTTCTGACATGCTGAG TAAGAGTCAAACTGAAGCGCTACATCAGAGGATCAAATACTCCACTGTCCGCCCCCTGCAGACAGAGCTGATGGCCGGGCAAGTGGTGGTGATGGGACCAGATGACATTGTGGTGTCACTGGCCAG TTCCTTGAGCAGGCCATTCGGGAGCAGAATAGTAACAAGGTCAGGCGTCATTCTCAACAGTCTCATTCTTGACTTCTCCTggccaaacaaaacacacgagCAACTCTTCACCCAGCAG aacaacagagtCCAGCCAGGCAAGAGGCCCCTATCATCGCTCCTGCCCACAATAGTGGTGCCAGTGTGGAGTAAATGCGGGATCTACGCAGCACTCAGCAGTTCAGGCGGACAACAGAGTTTGAGTGTGATCACCCAG GTGTTGATTCATTTGCTGTCCCTCcatgaagagaaaaacagcagcCTCTCCCTGACGAGACTCCACCCCAAACTCAAGCCAAAAAGAGTTCATGCTGACT CTGAATTTCCAGAAGAGGGTGTGCAGTTTCTGGATGAAAAAGGCCACAAAGTTCAAGGAGTGAAGACCAACTCTGTTTTCCAGGGGGTCAGGAGGAACAAAGATACCATTTCGGTCATAACACTACCTCCATTATCTGATGGTTTATTATAG